The Doryrhamphus excisus isolate RoL2022-K1 chromosome 22, RoL_Dexc_1.0, whole genome shotgun sequence genome segment GAACACACGATGTCCGTAGGCAAAGACTcgtccaccaccaccatcaggtAGAATGGAGATCTCACGAGAAATGACTTTTCCTTTGTTCGTGAAGTAGTACGAGATTGGTACATTTGATCCAATTGTATCTCCTTTGTCTGACAGGCTGACTAGTAAAgatcattacttcctcagtgaTGGCTTGTATGTTCCAGAGGATCAACTTGAAAACGGCAAAACTCTCCGGTTAAATGTGATCAAAGTCAATCCCGTCTTTAGTCAACAGTCTTTTCCAGGTATGTATGGCTCCTGTATTACGAGGTGTGGATTGGGGATACCAACCATATCTATCGTATCTACCAATCGGATGACCTTAGCCAATGGCGTCATCCTTTGTGACAATAGGAATTTGGACAATTGAAATTCAAACAGTCACATACTGAAAAGTGAAGGGATGCAAGgccaactttgatattttgtgaagCAACACATGAACATATGCTAAGAAgtgatgtatgtatatatatgtatgtatgtataaactgtatataataataataatttaatattaataatttaatataacaattaataatgtaataataaataatataatttaatataacaattaataatgtaataataaacaatataattttaatataatttaataaatataatttaatataataattaataatgtaataataaataatataattttaatataatttaataaatataatttaataatataataagtccttttggcggcacggcggtctagtggttagtgcgcagacctcacagctaggagaccagggttcaattccaattcctccctcggccatctctgtgtggagtttgcatgttctccccgtgcatgcgtgggttttctccgggtactccggtttcctcccacattccaaaaacatgctaggttaattggccactccaaattgtccataggtatgaatgtgagtgtgaatggttgtttgtctatatgtgccctgtgattggctggccaccagtccagggtgtacccgcctctcgcccaaagacagctcggataggctccagcaccccccgtgaccctcgtgaggaaaaagcggtagaatttGAATGAATAAGtacttttgtaatattatgactaaggatgtccgatattggctagatagataaatagtatcgatatgtcatatatttttcaGCACTCAGAAAAACATGTGTTTTTTGTCAGCAGTTGTAGATGCATGTGTTGCCAAATAGCTTTCcctttatttcattcattcattttctaccgtttatcctcacgaggggcatgggggtgctggagcctatcccagctgtcttcaagcaagtggccagccaatcacagggcacatatagacaaacaaccattcacactcacattcatacccatggacaatttggagtggccacttaacctagcatgtttttggaatgtgggaggaaaccggagtacccggagaaaacccacgcatgcacggggagaacatgcaaaccacagagatgcctgagggtggcattgaactcgggtctcctagctgtgaggtctgcatgctaaccaattCACCACAGTGAAGCcgtcctttattattatttttatatcattCCAGTAAAGCAAAGCGAGGAGGACGCCGAGACGTGTCTTGCCAAGAGACCCAGAAGAGAGTGTTCCCAACTTGAGGAGGCGACTTGCTCAGCGATAAAAAGTGAGACCGTCCAACCAACAGAGGTCACACATGATGCCGCACAAGATGAGAAGCGCTGCGTTATAAAGAGACATAACGCTGGTGAAGATGAGGAAGGGTCCACAACATATGTCGTAAAGAAGATATCAACATTTCTAAGTCAGACGGAGCCATACATCCTGGATAttgatttggattttttttcctgtaagaaTCCATTCAAGGAATTGTATACACAGGTACAGTACTACATCTTTTTAATTCCATGTTTATTGAAATCAGATGTTGACATATAGAGATCATTATTTGACTGGTTCTTTTCTGTATCCATAAGgtagaatggaatggaatggcctttattgtcattatacaagatgtacaacgagattggagagcttctcctttcagtgcagtagtcaagtaaaaaaaaaaagtatataaaagtagagtaaaaaagacaatttaacaagatatatacaagatatccaaaatatacacatagtattgcacaggagcatatgcaggagcagacatattgcagatatattaattttagtgcaacgataaatgggtcatagtgcaaataatgactggtgtatacagatgagtaaagtctcatatgagtgtattgtattgggttgttaaataaaataaatatgattgaggtagtagtaacagaggcagtgatgggaatattgcacatttgcattatgctaatgaccgggtacgttgtatgtctgagttcagggtggtaatggctcttgggaagaagctgtttctcagtctgcttgtttttgccattagcattttctttttaattaataaGTGTTGTGCAAGTTATCAGAAATTTTGTTTTTCCTGCAACAAAGTGGACTGTAGTAGTACAGTACTCAAGAATAAGTATCAAAACACCGGATAATATGTTTGGACAGCAGTAGTGTGCTGTGTGCAGATGTGAAGATGTGATGCAGTGCCTTTCATTCTCTGCCCAGGAGGAGTATGGCATCCTCCAGGAACTCTACAGCTTTAAAGGACCTGGTACCAACGCTGatgaggtgatttttttttgttgctttggaTGACTTAAAAATAACTCCAAACACCGATGTTATTGCTTCAATCAGAagggtccaaactttttccagcgagggccacccactgaaaaataaaaggagGCATGAGCCACTTATTATTGATATGTATGgacatgctaagaagttataatgtatacattttaagagaaatttaaaaaatatttcaaggctgcacaggcctcacagctaggagaaccgagttcaatcccaccctcggccatctctgtgtagagtttgcatgttctctccgtgcatgtatgggttttctccaggtactccggtttcctcccacattccaaaaattgtccataggtatgaatgtgagtgtgaatggttgtttgtctatatgtgccctgtgattggctggccaccagtctcaaggtgtaccccgcctctcgctcaaagataGAGAGGCGGATAGACTCcggtagcggtagaaaatgaaataatcttcatacatttattttcagaattaagtccataatattataacttataataaaaaataagataaaagtATAACCCCCCAAgtctaattttgcaaaaattcattttatttcctgAATAGTTTAACTAAAATGTTCTCTGAAAAATGTgaccaacctaattttccaaatattcaaaatgtattcttttttttcttggtagattttttcacaacattaggactttttgctgtgttgtttttttttagttttcttgttacattGTATTTTCAGAATGGGCCAGGGGCtgtgctttggacacccctggtttaaatagCTAGTTAATTATAGATaatttatatacgtatatatatatatatatatatatcacccAAACTGCTTGGGCCACCCTCAGCAGGAACAACAGCAATCAAGCGTTGGCCATAGATTTATAATATTTCAGATGCTTGCTTTCCTGCCTCAGCAGTGCCACCTTCTTTTTACCGTATGATGTTTTTAGTGTACACCCATTATTACATCGTGATAAAGTGATGATGCTTACGCCGTGTGTCCAGGAGGAGCTTGGTGAGTGTGTGGATCATCGCATACATCAGTTAGAGGACTTGGAAGCAGCCTTCGCTGATCTCCTAGAAGATGACAGAGAGGAGGTTGTTTTACACTGGGGCAGCAAACTTGAGTAAGCAGGAACTTTCTCATTTGACCAGTTTAACCAGTTTAATTTCAGCTGTGCTCATTATTGgaaacttttacttttacaaaatgaaagtgGCCAAGAGCTACATTTCTTTTTatagccaaacaaagccaatatgtttgttttggtttctatttcacaatgcatttattcatcgtcttctcacattattcactgaaaacctgaatgttgtccacctctgctgggcccctccagccacatccgctgccttctgaaccgcgAATGCAGCCGATTCCCTATACATAGTGtgtgcatgctcccaaatccataCTGAGGCGGTATCCGTGTTACATAGCATtactttgtgtatgtgtgtatgtttttggaatattttatttactcaGTACTTATCTCTTAAACTTTGAGATATCTAAAGTGTGAAATTTTCAAAGTCAGTTGTgagtgaacttttttttttaatcaaatcacaaaaaaaatccctgaaTCACTCATTATTATTGTTCTAGCAAAGGTTCATCAAAATGTGACACGGGGTTTTGGGGGTTCCCAAAAACGTGCTGACATTCATCATCCGTCAGTATAGCCCAAaatatcatcattcattcattcattcattttctactgcttattctcacgagggtcgcgggggtgctggagcctatcccagctgggcgagaggcggagtacaccctggactggtggccagccaatcacagggcacatatagacaaacaaccattcacactcacattcatacctatggacaatttggagtggccaattaacctagcatgtttttggaatgtgggaggaaaccggagtacccggagaaaaaccacgcatgcacggggagaacatgcaaactccacacagagatggtgggattgaacttgggtctcctagctgtgaggtctgcgttctaaccactagaccactgtgcagcccaatatcatcatcattattattattattatttaaaaaactcaACGGTTAATTGTTTTACTTATTTGAAAAAAGTAGGCGCTCTGTAAAGGGGTCCCCCCAAGGGACGGGAATGTTTTTGCGCCCTACCGATTTGAAATACTTGAGAAACTaatatttgataataataataaataataaataattgatttGTACTCTACAGACtgaactaaaaaacaaaaaccaagaaaatgcaacaaaatgaaaagaATACAAGCGTAttaaagagtcaaattgcatgttgacatgttgagtactataaatatgtacatgtctgtattgaaatgaaatgacagtTCCCAGGGGGGGCCACTGAAGCACTGCATCAGattagggcggcacagcggttgagtggttagcgcgcagacctcatagctaggagaccagggttcaattccacccttggccatctctgtgtggagtttgcatgttctcaccgtgcatgcgtgggttttctccggtttcctcccgcattcccaaaacatgctaggttaattacccactccaaattgtccatagaatacaatgtgagtgtgaatggttgtttgtctagtggtagaaagtggtagaaaattaatgaattaataaatgaatgcatcaaATTATTGTTGTGATGTTGTGGCCAGTTAATGTATGATTCaaaccctcccacccccccccaacatagTGGATCGTCACATTTGATGTACATGTATTTTCCTGACGTGTAAATTGCAATAAGAATATATAACAAAAAGCTTCCTATTTTGTGTGTCTCCAGAAAGGCTTCTTTCGGTCGCCTGGTTTCCAGTTTGAAGTCAAGAATTCCTCACCCAGATTATGAAATGGTAAGAATATAAATATTGGTACTGCTAAAGGCATGTCATGTGATGTAATTCATGTCTTTCAAACTTTGTGCCAACAAGGCCAAGAATGTCTGCCATTGTTTTCATGCACGTGCATCCTAATTGGATAGAAACAGGCTGCAGGTCAGCAATGTCAGCAGTGCCCTTCGCTTTCCTAGGGGTGGGTGGGATGGACCTAGTCCTCCGTCCACAGAAACTGGCAAAAGCTTGCATGCATGCCTGACGATGacatagaagaagaaaagaagcattttggattaaaggtgGAATAGAACACTATTGATGACTtgactgctgctgcttcttctcgatattttacacctcattttctgtcatttctACCACCGCTGTGTATCTTCTGTCATACTCAGGTACATCAGGCCGGTTTAACCTGTGACACGTTTGAGTTGCCTCATCATATCAGCTCGGATGAGGAGATTGACGGACTCATGTCAGCTGTCCAACTGTTTCTGAAGCGCCTCCCCAAACCTACTCTGGTGACTATATCCAGGTGAAGCAGAAGACTTGCTTTCAGAGTGATGTTTCAGGTCAATTTTTAAGTAGAGAGCAGTACATcacaaatacatatacagtacggCTTCATTGGTTGTCACATGttaatatatttgtgtgttttaggtCCAGTCTGGATGAATACTGCCCAGCAGAACAAGTGGATGCGGTCCAAGGCAGAGTACTCGCTGTACTTGAAAAGCAGTATGGATCATTGGATATACACAAGGACTATGATAATACAGACACAGGACTTGCTTAAAAGGTGTAAATCCAAGTCTGGTGCAATGAACCTCCCCCTCAAGGACTTTTGACCTTAAAACCTTCCCTTGTGGAAAGCCCCGTTCAAGTCTTCCCTGATTGTGAATTTGTCAATTCAAGGCTGCTTTAACAATGAATTAAGATAGACGTCGTTCACATCATTCATTGGGAGCCTTTCatcattttttcaaaataatcttTTTCCTGGATGAACTGAttatacaacaaaaaaacaagaatttagattttatttccTATTTTCCCACATTTACAGACTCAAAatgtatactttatatatatacagtatgcagctaaatgttttaatttacaATCAGAATAAAAAATGTAGgtaatcaaaaaaatattttatcaaaCATCagcaatttaacaatatataaataagacaatggaacaacagcaacaaaagaATACAATTATTCCcttttattacatataatatgaaaataattaattgtataGTTTTACCCAAAGCTCTGTGTCCAGAAGCTTATTATTAGTTGTTTTTCACtaaatattgaataaatataacaatatgtgTCCATCAATATAACAACATgaacagggaaaaaaacatggctaTTTGTGACAATAAACAGACAAGATAAATGGAATCCAAGACAGTCTGTTATTGTGGGCGGTTCCGCGGGTCACGTGATGGGAAACGTGCATCTGTTCTCGCTGGAGACAGCATGGAGAGATAGATGGCCTCGAGGATTCGTTCCTTTCAGCTGTTGAAAAGACTGCCTcgttatgtttttttaagcttGATCTAGTTCATATTTTATTAGCTGGTCAATTGAACGAGTTAACGGAGACGAGTACCCGTcattatcaaataaaaaaataaaaaaaatcacgagGTTTGACTGACTCAAACTTTTAAGACTCGCGCATCTGTTGTTGCGAtacaaagttttaaaaaaacgaCTCGTTCACGAAAGTCACATTTCGAACAGCTCGCATCTGGGAATAGCTCTTGACACAAAGTTAACACCAAAATAAGTATTTACAATGAGGGACATTAAGATATGCCGAATCTCTGTTATTATCTTGTGTGCGGTGATGTTTGTGGTCGTTTTGGTGGTTAACGCTTTGGCGGGATCGGGTAAAGGTGAGTAGAAAAACACGAATTCATTGCACTTCTCCGAAGTTATGTCTGCAGTTGTTTGCTAACCTCAAATCCCACAAGTTTTTTAGCGTTAAATGAAGacatatgtttatatttgtccGTGTTTTACACTTGAGTAGATGCTACTTTTTCGATCATGCTAATTCTGGGCGGAATGTGGAATGTGtggaatgctaatgttaaaacaCTCAGAA includes the following:
- the c22h5orf22 gene encoding UPF0489 protein C5orf22 homolog isoform X1, coding for MYFNFRRTMTSVPPVRFYKDLPVWIVEDHHNVVCHIYRAIASRHLPMRNIKLVHLDSHPDLLIPVNMCADTVFDKDKLFSELSIENWIMPMVYAGHVSCVAWLHPYWAQQIVEGEHTMSVGKDSSTTTIRLTSKDHYFLSDGLYVPEDQLENGKTLRLNVIKVNPVFSQQSFPVKQSEEDAETCLAKRPRRECSQLEEATCSAIKSETVQPTEVTHDAAQDEKRCVIKRHNAGEDEEGSTTYVVKKISTFLSQTEPYILDIDLDFFSCKNPFKELYTQEEYGILQELYSFKGPGTNADEEELGECVDHRIHQLEDLEAAFADLLEDDREEVVLHWGSKLEKASFGRLVSSLKSRIPHPDYEMVHQAGLTCDTFELPHHISSDEEIDGLMSAVQLFLKRLPKPTLVTISRSSLDEYCPAEQVDAVQGRVLAVLEKQYGSLDIHKDYDNTDTGLA
- the c22h5orf22 gene encoding UPF0489 protein C5orf22 homolog isoform X2, with amino-acid sequence MYFNFRRTMTSVPPVRFYKDLPVWIVEDHHNVVCHIYRAIASRHLPMRNIKLVHLDSHPDLLIPVNMCADTVFDKDKLFSELSIENWIMPMVYAGHVSCVAWLHPYWAQQIVEGEHTMSVGKDSSTTTIRLTSKDHYFLSDGLYVPEDQLENGKTLRLNVIKVNPVFSQQSFPVKQSEEDAETCLAKRPRRECSQLEEATCSAIKSETVQPTEVTHDAAQDEKRCVIKRHNAGEDEEGSTTYVVKKISTFLSQTEPYILDIDLDFFSCKNPFKELYTQEEYGILQELYSFKGPGTNADEEELGECVDHRIHQLEDLEAAFADLLEDDREEVVLHWGSKLEKASFGRLVSSLKSRIPHPDYEMKQAAGQQCQQCPSLS